In Pseudomonas fluorescens NCIMB 11764, a single window of DNA contains:
- the lldD gene encoding FMN-dependent L-lactate dehydrogenase LldD has translation MIISSASDYREAARRKLPRFLFDYIDGGAYAEHTLRANSADLTGISLRQRILKNVETLSLETTLFDQPLAMPIILAPVGLTGMFARRGEVQAVKAAQNKGIPLCLSTVSVCSIEEVAAQTQQSIWFQLYVLKDRGFMKNALERAKAAGVKNLVFTVDMPTPGARYRDAHSGMSGPFASSRRILQAMTKPDWAFNVGLMGRPHDLGNISKYLGKAVTLEDYMGWLANNFDPSISWSDLEWIRDFWKGPMIIKGILDPQDARDAVSFGADGIVVSNHGGRQLDGVLSTTKALPPIMQAVGNDLTVLVDSGIRSGLDVVRMLALGAKGVLLGRSMAYALAADGQRGVENMLDIFAKEMRVAMTLTGVTSIGQIDESTLVQAVR, from the coding sequence ATGATCATTTCATCCGCATCCGACTACCGCGAGGCAGCCCGCCGCAAACTTCCCCGCTTCCTGTTCGACTACATCGACGGCGGCGCTTATGCCGAGCACACACTGAGGGCCAACAGCGCCGACCTGACGGGTATCAGCCTGCGTCAGCGCATCCTGAAAAACGTCGAAACCCTGAGCCTTGAAACCACCCTCTTCGACCAGCCCCTTGCGATGCCGATCATCCTCGCACCGGTCGGCCTGACAGGCATGTTCGCCCGTCGTGGCGAAGTGCAAGCGGTCAAGGCCGCACAAAACAAAGGCATCCCCCTGTGCCTGTCAACGGTCTCGGTGTGCTCGATCGAAGAAGTGGCGGCCCAAACCCAACAATCCATCTGGTTTCAGCTGTATGTACTGAAAGACAGAGGCTTCATGAAAAATGCCCTGGAGCGGGCCAAGGCCGCCGGGGTGAAAAACCTGGTGTTCACCGTCGATATGCCCACGCCCGGCGCGCGCTACCGGGACGCACACTCGGGGATGTCCGGGCCTTTTGCGTCTTCGCGAAGAATCCTGCAAGCCATGACCAAACCCGACTGGGCCTTCAACGTCGGCCTGATGGGTCGTCCGCATGACTTGGGCAACATCTCGAAGTACCTCGGCAAAGCCGTCACCCTCGAAGACTACATGGGCTGGCTGGCCAACAACTTCGACCCGTCGATCAGCTGGAGCGATCTGGAATGGATACGGGATTTCTGGAAAGGCCCGATGATCATCAAAGGCATCCTCGACCCTCAGGATGCCCGGGACGCAGTCAGCTTTGGCGCGGACGGCATTGTGGTGTCGAACCACGGCGGGCGGCAGCTGGACGGCGTGCTCTCCACCACCAAGGCATTACCGCCGATCATGCAAGCGGTGGGCAATGACCTGACGGTGCTGGTCGACTCGGGAATCCGCTCGGGGCTCGATGTCGTGAGGATGCTGGCGCTGGGCGCGAAAGGCGTGTTGCTTGGGCGTTCCATGGCGTACGCGCTGGCCGCCGACGGTCAACGCGGGGTGGAAAACATGCTGGACATTTTCGCCAAAGAGATGCGCGTGGCGATGACGTTGACCGGGGTCACTTCGATTGGTCAGATTGATGAATCGACGCTGGTGCAGGCGGTTCGGTGA
- a CDS encoding TonB-dependent siderophore receptor, which produces MSRVYTSGRLAIAVNVGLIAATSMCVWPVAAMAAQQQTSVQSFDIAGGSLTEVLSHFASAAGAAISFDARQTEGLKSPGLKGAFGVSEGFARILGGSGLQAEPQANGTYVLRPVPATGSALELGATNINGQMLGATTEYSGSYTTGAVTIGKGEHSLKETPQSVTVMTRKMLDDQNLNTIEQVMEKTPGITVYDSTMGGKYFYSRGFRMSGQYQYDGVPLDMGNLYVQADSFSGDMAYYDRVEILRGAAGMMKGSGGTAGGVNFVRKRGQTAPHTDITLSGGSWDNYRGQVDTGGPLNDSGTVRGRAVVAEQSRHYFVDDASRKDQVYYGALDFDVSPDTTLGLGVAYEDVDANPCWGGLPRYRDRSDLKLSRSSCLDPSWNTWRSQRTTVFSDLKHQINEDWSLKVASVYTKNTQDIKYAFASGAVTPGTNTTGMLGSMYDYDQVDYGLDAYVDGKFDAFGQQHELVAGFNASRAKKDDFYSVAFLPQRQNVFNPDKHVPEPDDSYFIDNSSRGGPVNSVTKQKGVYSTLRLKLADPLTLVVGGRVSWYNSETDYDFINTGTSEHASTTETGQVTPFAGVLLDLNEHLTAYASYSDIFTPQGNFRSEDGSALKPLVGQSYELGIKGAWFDGRLNSSFNLFRTIQKDQAQTDFNSSCPSSDGYCYVNAGKVRAQGFEAEISGEVIERLQLLAGYTYTQTKTLDDIDTSLNGAAFNSYVPRHVLRMWGDYALGGALERFTLGAGVNAQSDNFRVSPATGDKITQSGYAIWNGRIGYRIDDTWSVALNGNNLFDKRYYTTIGTESFGNYYGDPRNFMVSVKASF; this is translated from the coding sequence ATGTCTCGGGTCTACACGTCAGGTCGTCTGGCGATTGCAGTGAACGTCGGATTGATCGCGGCAACGTCGATGTGCGTATGGCCGGTCGCGGCGATGGCGGCGCAACAGCAAACTTCGGTTCAATCCTTCGACATTGCTGGCGGCAGTCTGACCGAAGTCCTCAGTCATTTCGCCAGTGCGGCGGGCGCCGCCATTTCCTTTGATGCGCGACAAACCGAAGGGCTGAAGTCCCCCGGACTCAAGGGGGCGTTCGGTGTGAGTGAAGGATTCGCGCGAATTCTGGGCGGCAGCGGTCTGCAAGCCGAACCCCAGGCCAACGGCACTTACGTGCTGCGGCCAGTACCGGCCACCGGCTCGGCACTGGAACTGGGGGCGACCAACATCAACGGGCAGATGCTGGGCGCGACCACCGAGTACAGCGGCTCGTACACCACGGGCGCGGTGACCATCGGCAAGGGCGAGCACTCGCTCAAGGAAACGCCGCAATCGGTCACGGTGATGACCCGCAAGATGCTTGACGACCAGAACCTCAACACCATCGAACAGGTCATGGAAAAGACGCCGGGCATTACTGTCTACGACTCGACCATGGGCGGCAAATATTTCTATTCGCGCGGCTTCCGTATGTCGGGCCAGTACCAGTACGACGGCGTGCCGCTGGATATGGGCAACCTTTATGTTCAGGCCGACAGTTTCAGTGGTGACATGGCGTATTACGATCGGGTCGAAATCCTTCGTGGTGCCGCGGGCATGATGAAGGGTTCGGGTGGCACGGCCGGCGGGGTGAATTTCGTGCGCAAGCGCGGCCAGACCGCGCCGCATACGGACATCACGCTGTCCGGTGGCAGTTGGGACAATTATCGCGGACAGGTCGACACCGGCGGACCGCTGAACGACTCCGGCACGGTGCGCGGCCGGGCGGTAGTCGCCGAGCAGAGCCGGCATTACTTTGTGGACGACGCCAGTCGCAAGGATCAGGTGTATTACGGTGCCCTCGATTTTGATGTGAGCCCCGACACGACACTCGGGCTGGGCGTTGCCTATGAAGACGTCGACGCCAATCCCTGCTGGGGCGGTCTGCCGCGTTACCGGGATCGCAGTGACCTGAAACTCAGCCGCTCCAGCTGCCTCGACCCTTCCTGGAACACCTGGCGCAGCCAGCGCACCACCGTCTTCAGCGATCTGAAACATCAAATCAACGAAGACTGGTCCTTGAAGGTCGCAAGCGTTTACACCAAAAACACCCAGGACATCAAATACGCGTTTGCCTCAGGCGCGGTGACTCCCGGCACCAACACCACGGGTATGCTCGGCAGTATGTATGACTACGACCAGGTCGATTACGGCCTGGATGCTTACGTGGACGGCAAGTTCGACGCGTTCGGCCAACAACACGAATTGGTGGCAGGTTTCAACGCCAGCCGTGCGAAAAAAGACGACTTCTACTCAGTGGCGTTTCTGCCGCAGCGGCAGAATGTGTTCAACCCCGACAAGCATGTTCCTGAACCGGACGACAGCTACTTCATCGACAACTCGTCTCGCGGCGGGCCGGTCAATTCCGTGACCAAACAGAAAGGCGTTTACTCGACGTTGCGCCTGAAACTGGCAGATCCGTTGACCCTCGTCGTCGGCGGTCGTGTGAGCTGGTACAACTCGGAAACCGACTACGACTTCATCAATACAGGCACCTCGGAACACGCCAGCACCACGGAGACAGGCCAGGTCACGCCATTTGCCGGCGTGCTGCTGGACCTGAACGAGCACCTGACGGCTTACGCCAGCTACTCGGATATCTTTACCCCTCAAGGCAACTTTCGTTCGGAAGACGGTTCGGCCCTCAAACCGCTGGTGGGGCAGAGTTATGAATTGGGGATCAAGGGCGCCTGGTTCGATGGTCGCCTGAACAGCTCGTTCAACCTTTTCCGCACCATCCAGAAGGACCAGGCGCAGACGGACTTCAATTCCTCTTGCCCGTCATCGGATGGCTACTGCTATGTCAACGCGGGAAAAGTGCGCGCCCAGGGCTTCGAGGCCGAGATCAGCGGTGAAGTGATCGAACGATTGCAATTGCTCGCGGGTTACACCTACACCCAGACCAAGACCCTCGACGACATCGACACCAGCCTGAACGGCGCCGCGTTCAACAGTTATGTGCCGAGACACGTGTTGCGCATGTGGGGGGATTACGCGCTGGGCGGTGCTCTCGAGCGGTTCACCCTGGGTGCCGGCGTCAACGCGCAAAGCGATAATTTCCGCGTCTCTCCGGCCACTGGCGACAAGATCACTCAGTCAGGTTATGCGATCTGGAACGGTCGGATCGGCTACCGCATCGACGACACCTGGTCGGTGGCGTTGAACGGCAACAACCTGTTCGACAAGCGTTATTACACCACCATCGGTACCGAGAGCTTCGGCAACTATTACGGCGACCCACGCAACTTCATGGTGTCGGTCAAAGCGAGTTTCTGA
- a CDS encoding FecR domain-containing protein, producing MSLSPAELKAISVAAQWYARLQSGVATDTDRAAWNEWLLADPVHTQAWQRMAAVGEQMSRVPGALASPALRGADSSRRQVLRSVVVLASAGSLGWLGWRSETSQNLFADFRTAVGERREFRLADGSSLLLNTDTSVNLRFDGHQRVLELLWGEMLVTTAVDPSQRPFKVVTRHGEVLALGTRFIVRSGHQDGEVAVLEKAVEVTSSGVGPKVRLEAGQSLSFNPASLGTVRRNDASTGAWQQGSIIAINRPLAELLADLSRYRTGVLRCDPRIAHLKVSGAFPIDNTDLALAALESGFSLRISRFSRYWVNVSG from the coding sequence ATGAGCCTTTCACCCGCCGAATTGAAGGCGATCAGTGTCGCGGCTCAGTGGTATGCACGCCTACAGTCAGGTGTCGCGACCGACACCGATCGCGCGGCATGGAACGAATGGCTGCTCGCCGACCCTGTGCACACTCAAGCCTGGCAGCGCATGGCCGCCGTCGGCGAGCAAATGAGTCGCGTGCCTGGCGCCTTGGCCTCACCGGCCTTGCGCGGCGCTGACAGCTCGCGTCGGCAGGTGTTGCGTAGTGTCGTGGTACTGGCCTCGGCCGGTTCGCTGGGTTGGTTGGGATGGCGCAGTGAAACAAGCCAGAACCTGTTCGCCGATTTCCGCACTGCCGTGGGTGAGCGCCGGGAGTTCCGCCTGGCGGATGGCAGTTCATTGCTGCTGAATACCGACACGTCGGTCAACCTGCGTTTCGATGGGCACCAACGGGTGCTGGAACTGTTGTGGGGCGAGATGCTTGTCACGACCGCTGTCGATCCTTCGCAGCGACCGTTCAAGGTGGTCACTCGCCATGGCGAGGTGCTGGCGCTGGGGACACGGTTTATCGTCCGGTCCGGGCATCAGGACGGCGAGGTGGCCGTGCTTGAGAAGGCGGTGGAAGTGACTTCATCTGGCGTTGGCCCGAAGGTGCGCCTCGAGGCTGGCCAGTCCCTGAGTTTCAATCCTGCTTCACTGGGGACGGTACGGCGCAATGATGCTTCGACGGGCGCCTGGCAGCAGGGCAGCATCATCGCCATCAATCGTCCGTTGGCCGAGTTGCTGGCCGACCTGTCGCGCTATCGCACTGGCGTGCTGCGCTGTGATCCGCGCATTGCCCATCTGAAGGTGTCCGGGGCGTTCCCCATCGATAACACGGACCTGGCGCTGGCTGCGCTGGAAAGCGGTTTTTCCCTGCGTATCAGCCGATTCAGTCGCTATTGGGTCAATGTTTCCGGCTGA
- a CDS encoding sigma-70 family RNA polymerase sigma factor, whose protein sequence is MSANDLSLRSAVNDLYCDHHSWLNGWLRKRLGNAFDAADLAQDTFVRVIKARNALEIREPRPYLSMIAKGLLIDLFRRRSLEQSYLEALAAMPEGQQPSLEEQAILLQALMEIDRLLQGLGPKVKQAFILSQFEGLTYPQIAQRLGVSVRTINNHMAKAMEHCCLMQIQLQLA, encoded by the coding sequence ATGTCCGCCAACGATTTGTCCCTGCGCAGCGCCGTCAATGATCTGTATTGCGACCACCACAGTTGGCTTAATGGCTGGCTGCGCAAGCGCTTGGGTAACGCCTTCGATGCGGCGGATCTGGCGCAGGACACCTTCGTCCGGGTGATCAAGGCGCGCAACGCGCTGGAGATACGCGAGCCGCGGCCGTACCTGTCGATGATCGCCAAGGGCTTGTTGATTGACCTGTTCCGCCGGCGTTCGCTGGAACAGTCGTATCTGGAAGCCTTGGCGGCCATGCCCGAAGGGCAACAACCTTCGCTGGAAGAGCAGGCGATCCTGCTGCAAGCCCTGATGGAAATCGATCGTTTGCTGCAAGGGTTGGGGCCGAAGGTCAAACAGGCGTTCATTCTGTCTCAGTTCGAAGGCCTGACCTACCCGCAGATTGCCCAGCGCCTGGGCGTCAGCGTGCGCACCATCAACAATCACATGGCCAAGGCCATGGAGCATTGCTGTCTGATGCAAATCCAGTTGCAGCTGGCATGA
- a CDS encoding DUF427 domain-containing protein — MKSSGPSPVITIGEQPGTLLVKFHGIQVAASTRARVLLEANYPPVYYVPREDIHEQYFARTDHTSYCPYKGDASYFSLQITGHEGANAAWSYENPKVSVEQIKNHVAFYPDQVKFEILENIE, encoded by the coding sequence ATGAAAAGCTCCGGTCCCAGTCCTGTCATCACCATTGGCGAGCAGCCAGGCACCCTGCTGGTGAAGTTTCACGGTATTCAGGTGGCCGCTTCCACCCGCGCGCGGGTGCTGCTGGAGGCCAATTACCCTCCGGTGTATTACGTCCCGCGGGAGGACATCCACGAGCAGTATTTTGCCCGCACCGATCACACCAGCTATTGCCCTTACAAGGGCGACGCGAGCTATTTCAGCCTGCAGATTACGGGGCATGAGGGGGCCAATGCGGCATGGAGTTATGAAAACCCCAAAGTGTCGGTAGAACAAATCAAGAATCATGTGGCCTTCTATCCCGATCAAGTGAAGTTCGAGATTCTCGAAAACATTGAATGA
- a CDS encoding oxidoreductase produces the protein MSTKKTLFITGVSSGFGKALANEALAAGHRVIGTVRSESARVEFEAHASKQAFGRCLDVTDFARIDAVVAEVEASLGPVHVLVNNAGYGHEGIFEESALEEMRQQFEVNVFGAVAVTKAFVPFFRQRRAGHIINITSMGGFITMPGIAYYCGSKFALEGISDTLNKELKPFGIAVTAVAPGSFRTDWAGRSMRRSERSIAEYDATFDPIRSARQNKSGKQLGDPVKAARAMLTLIDSEAPPAHLLLGSDALQLVRERLEAMTREIEAWEAVSRSTDG, from the coding sequence ATGAGTACAAAAAAGACCCTCTTCATCACCGGCGTCAGCAGCGGTTTCGGCAAGGCGTTGGCCAACGAGGCACTTGCGGCGGGGCATCGGGTGATCGGCACTGTGCGCAGCGAATCGGCGCGGGTTGAGTTCGAGGCGCATGCCTCGAAACAGGCTTTCGGTCGATGCCTGGATGTCACTGACTTCGCGCGGATCGACGCGGTGGTGGCCGAGGTCGAAGCCAGCCTCGGCCCGGTGCATGTATTGGTCAATAACGCTGGTTATGGTCACGAAGGTATTTTCGAAGAGTCGGCCCTTGAAGAAATGCGCCAGCAGTTTGAGGTGAATGTGTTCGGCGCGGTGGCGGTGACCAAGGCTTTCGTGCCCTTTTTTCGCCAGCGCCGGGCAGGGCACATCATCAACATCACGTCCATGGGCGGTTTCATCACGATGCCTGGCATTGCCTATTACTGCGGGAGCAAATTTGCACTGGAGGGGATTTCCGACACCTTGAACAAGGAACTCAAGCCATTCGGCATCGCAGTCACGGCCGTTGCACCGGGATCGTTTCGCACTGATTGGGCCGGGCGTTCAATGCGCCGATCCGAACGCAGCATTGCCGAATACGATGCCACTTTCGACCCGATCCGTAGCGCACGGCAGAACAAGAGCGGCAAACAGTTGGGCGATCCGGTGAAAGCCGCCCGAGCCATGCTGACGTTGATTGACAGTGAGGCGCCACCTGCGCACCTGTTGCTCGGTAGCGATGCGCTGCAGCTGGTGCGCGAGCGGCTGGAGGCGATGACGCGTGAAATCGAGGCGTGGGAAGCGGTGAGCCGGTCCACGGACGGATAA
- a CDS encoding AraC family transcriptional regulator, whose amino-acid sequence MIDLLSRLAPDEGYNLTALADVRLLRSNRPLHRTPVLYDPGIVIVCQGRKRGYWGETTYVYDARHYLAVTVPVPFTMETDASEDEPLLAIYLHLDFNLVAELMLQLDDQPSAAPQGMFASPMEPRLSQSVLRLLEALDSPLDSRLLGPALVREVYYRILTGAQGGSMRAALSAKGRFGRISLALRKIHASLGERLEVEDLAREANMSVPTFHAHFKAITHTSPMQYLKTTRLHQARLLMARNGCSVASAASQVGYESGSQFSREFKRLFGRTPTDEVTRMKGSFALPPLENAQFVSSH is encoded by the coding sequence ATGATCGACCTGCTCAGCCGACTCGCTCCGGACGAAGGCTACAACCTTACCGCGCTGGCGGATGTGCGTTTGCTGCGCTCAAACCGTCCGCTGCATCGCACCCCGGTGCTTTACGATCCGGGCATCGTCATCGTCTGCCAGGGGCGCAAACGCGGCTATTGGGGGGAAACGACCTACGTCTACGATGCCCGGCATTATCTGGCGGTGACCGTCCCGGTTCCCTTCACCATGGAAACCGACGCCAGCGAGGACGAACCGCTGCTGGCGATCTATCTGCATCTGGACTTCAACCTCGTCGCCGAACTGATGTTGCAACTCGACGACCAACCGTCGGCCGCGCCCCAAGGCATGTTCGCCTCGCCCATGGAACCGCGCCTGAGCCAATCGGTCCTGAGGCTGCTGGAGGCGCTTGACTCGCCGCTGGACAGTCGCCTGCTCGGACCGGCGCTGGTGCGCGAGGTTTATTACCGGATTCTTACCGGCGCTCAGGGCGGTTCGATGCGCGCCGCCCTCAGCGCCAAAGGCCGATTTGGCCGTATATCCCTGGCCCTGCGAAAAATCCACGCCAGCCTCGGCGAACGGTTGGAGGTGGAAGACCTGGCCAGGGAGGCCAACATGAGCGTGCCGACCTTCCACGCGCATTTCAAAGCGATCACCCACACTTCGCCGATGCAGTACCTGAAGACCACGCGCCTGCATCAGGCCCGCCTGTTGATGGCGCGCAACGGCTGCAGCGTCGCGTCGGCCGCTTCGCAAGTCGGCTATGAAAGCGGTTCGCAGTTCAGTCGCGAATTCAAAAGGCTGTTCGGTCGTACGCCCACCGATGAGGTGACGCGAATGAAAGGCTCGTTCGCCCTGCCGCCTCTGGAGAACGCGCAGTTTGTGTCCTCCCATTGA
- a CDS encoding DNA topoisomerase III, with amino-acid sequence MRLYLCEKPSQAKDIAAVLGARRRGDGCWLGTDVTVTWCIGHLLETAPPDAYDARYKRWVLADLPIIPDKWKMTVKPRTASQYKAVKRLLGEADELVIATDADREGEMIARELVEHCRYRGPIQRLWLSALDDASIRKALAALKPGAETFSLYHSALGRSRADWLIGMNMSRLFTLLGRQSGYQGVLPVGRVQTPTLRLVVDRDRSIADFVPVAYWAIDVQLLHDGTAFTAQWRAASDACDDQDRCLDQALAQQAAAAIGNAASARVIKLRTERMREVAPLPFDLGTLQEVCSKKLGLGAQETLDIAQALYETHKVITYPRSDCGYLPVSQHSEAPGILAALRQADPALNALQDYLEPQRRSRAWNDAKVSAHHGIIPTAAAKNLDRLAGKQRAVYTLIRARYLAQFLPNHEYDRTQADFDCAGQALRAVGKQIIEPGWKRALPEALAPAKGREAPAPQTLPTLAEGRECTVAEVKLKDLWTQPPKPFTEGDLIKAMKNVAKLVEDPLLKQKLKDTTGIGTEATRASIIQGLLDRGYLIKNGKALAATPAAFSLIDAVPRAIADPGTTAIWEQALDMVQSGEMSLEEFVTKQAAWMSKQVARCAGLSLTISGPASPAGRGGAPWKNKRKPAKRKPATAGTRAAKPASKA; translated from the coding sequence ATGCGGTTGTACCTCTGTGAAAAACCTTCCCAGGCCAAAGACATTGCGGCCGTGCTCGGCGCTCGGCGTCGCGGCGACGGCTGCTGGCTGGGAACGGACGTCACGGTAACCTGGTGCATCGGCCATCTGCTGGAAACCGCGCCGCCGGATGCCTACGACGCACGTTACAAGCGCTGGGTGTTGGCGGATCTGCCGATCATTCCGGACAAATGGAAAATGACCGTCAAACCGCGCACCGCCAGTCAATACAAGGCCGTCAAACGCTTGCTTGGCGAGGCTGATGAGCTGGTGATCGCCACCGATGCCGACCGTGAGGGCGAAATGATCGCCCGGGAACTGGTGGAGCATTGCCGTTATCGCGGGCCGATCCAGCGATTGTGGCTGTCGGCGCTGGACGATGCGTCGATCCGCAAGGCGTTGGCTGCACTGAAACCGGGAGCGGAGACGTTCAGTCTCTATCATTCGGCATTGGGCCGTTCACGGGCCGACTGGCTGATCGGGATGAACATGAGCCGGTTGTTCACGCTGCTGGGGCGCCAGTCCGGCTACCAGGGCGTGTTGCCGGTCGGTCGGGTGCAAACGCCGACCCTGCGGCTGGTCGTGGATCGCGACCGCAGCATTGCCGATTTCGTCCCCGTGGCTTATTGGGCCATCGACGTGCAGCTGCTGCACGATGGCACCGCGTTCACCGCACAGTGGCGCGCGGCCTCCGACGCTTGCGACGATCAGGATCGCTGCCTCGACCAGGCGCTCGCGCAACAAGCGGCGGCGGCGATTGGCAATGCGGCGAGTGCCCGGGTGATCAAGCTGCGTACCGAGCGGATGCGAGAAGTGGCGCCGCTGCCGTTCGATCTGGGCACCTTGCAGGAAGTCTGCTCGAAGAAGCTTGGCCTCGGCGCCCAGGAAACGCTCGACATCGCCCAGGCGCTTTACGAAACCCACAAGGTCATTACCTATCCGCGCAGTGATTGCGGCTACCTGCCTGTCAGTCAACACAGCGAAGCGCCAGGTATTCTGGCAGCGTTGAGGCAGGCTGATCCGGCCCTCAACGCCTTGCAGGACTACCTGGAACCCCAGCGCCGCTCACGGGCGTGGAACGATGCGAAAGTCAGCGCTCACCACGGCATCATCCCCACTGCCGCGGCAAAAAACCTTGATCGGCTGGCGGGCAAGCAGCGTGCGGTCTATACCCTGATCCGTGCACGTTATCTGGCGCAGTTTCTGCCCAATCATGAATACGACCGGACCCAGGCCGACTTCGACTGCGCCGGTCAAGCCTTGCGCGCCGTCGGCAAGCAGATCATCGAGCCTGGCTGGAAACGCGCCCTGCCCGAGGCCCTCGCCCCGGCCAAGGGCCGCGAAGCGCCAGCGCCACAAACCTTGCCGACATTGGCCGAAGGACGTGAGTGCACGGTGGCCGAGGTGAAGCTCAAGGACCTCTGGACCCAGCCGCCCAAACCCTTCACCGAAGGTGACTTGATCAAAGCGATGAAGAACGTCGCCAAACTGGTGGAAGACCCACTGCTCAAGCAGAAACTCAAGGACACCACCGGGATCGGCACCGAAGCCACCCGCGCCTCGATCATCCAGGGCCTGCTCGACCGCGGTTACCTGATCAAGAACGGGAAGGCACTGGCCGCGACGCCGGCCGCCTTCAGCCTGATCGACGCGGTGCCACGTGCCATTGCCGATCCGGGCACCACGGCGATCTGGGAACAGGCGCTGGACATGGTGCAAAGCGGCGAAATGAGCCTGGAAGAGTTCGTCACCAAACAAGCCGCGTGGATGAGCAAGCAGGTGGCCCGCTGCGCCGGCCTCAGCCTGACCATCAGCGGCCCGGCAAGCCCGGCCGGGCGCGGTGGCGCGCCATGGAAAAACAAACGCAAACCGGCCAAGCGCAAACCCGCGACTGCTGGCACGCGCGCAGCAAAACCGGCGAGCAAGGCGTGA
- a CDS encoding GNAT family N-acetyltransferase — translation MPSIELHAAQRDELETIENLMQFYLHDFSEWLPLKLGANGFFNLQDQQDYWRNPATRPFLIKVDGELAGFVTVDDRTHLPGAEHNIGYLFVSRRFRGQGVATFVASTLLSQLPGQWQIFHIDANQPARLFWASVIDDLTGGTYTRHQQPVDDFPCTFYRFQSSPLSS, via the coding sequence ATGCCCTCGATTGAACTGCACGCCGCACAGCGCGATGAACTGGAAACCATTGAAAACCTGATGCAGTTCTACCTGCACGACTTCAGCGAATGGCTGCCGCTGAAACTCGGCGCGAATGGTTTCTTCAACCTCCAGGACCAACAGGATTACTGGCGAAACCCTGCCACCCGCCCCTTTTTGATCAAGGTCGATGGGGAACTGGCCGGTTTCGTGACCGTGGATGACCGCACCCATCTTCCCGGCGCCGAGCACAACATCGGCTACCTGTTCGTCAGCCGCCGCTTTCGTGGCCAAGGTGTCGCGACGTTTGTCGCATCCACCCTCTTGAGCCAGCTCCCCGGTCAATGGCAGATTTTCCACATCGACGCCAATCAGCCCGCGCGTTTGTTCTGGGCGAGTGTGATTGACGATCTCACCGGCGGCACGTACACACGGCATCAGCAGCCGGTAGACGATTTCCCCTGCACCTTTTATCGCTTCCAAAGCTCACCGCTATCGTCCTGA